The segment TGGTCAGATTGTGTTAGTTTAATACGCTAGTGATAAAAggtattttaaattgtttggATATTCATATTGTGTCTGCATTAAACCAGGAAGCTTCAGGTTGTTTCATTATTAATTCCCACAAATTGAATGATTATCTGTCATGACCACGCATCCTAACCGTTCCAAAATCTGCTTAGTGCTCATTTAGACTGGTCCAGCTTTGGAAAAGTGGTCTTGATGTATTCTGCATTTAAGATAAAGAATATAGATAGCAGGGCAGAATGTTGATGTGCTAATTAAGTTTTGCTCAGTCTCACGTTGAATTTCTCTGCTCACATTAACGGCTCTGTAGTATTCAGCCAGCTTTCCCATATTACAGTGCTAATGAGGTACCTATTtaaaattctcttggcaggttATTTGTGTTATGCATTGTTCCACAGCAGGGTTTTGCAAACCATTCAACCAAGTTACTGTACATGTGTTGAAGCACGCTGCCTTTACATTACTTCTCCTTTGTCTTCTCATTTGGTTGCATGATATGATAGTTGAAGAGGTTAGAAAGACCAACCCCttctagatttttttttacactagtGTGGCATACATATAGATCTTACAGTAGCTATCTTGGTAAATAGTAGGCTGGACTTTAACTAAACACTGCGTTGTTTGAAGAGATCAACAGTGTGAAAATGGTGTGGAGTATAATGCCCTTATTGCTTAGGGCAGTGATTTCCAAACAGGGATACTTCAGCAGTCACCAGAACTAGAgacagtttctcaaatgtgagggtAGCCTGTTTTTTGCATCATATATTGTAGTAAACCGAATATCTCTTGGCTTTGGacttttggtcagacaaaacacgGATTCGAAGACGTCCcaattttcatacatttcattgaCTTAATgaataatacatatataaacacataaaatgGTTTACAAATTGGTATGTAGCTGATCTTTTAGtatatttattgatataataatCAATACCATCAGTAAGTACCAGCTACAACGGGCCCAGACAGTCTCCCACCAACCCGAGTCAGTTGTAACACCTTAACATCACCGTCTGATTAAGAATTTGTGAAACGAAGGTAACATGGGAGCAGGAAAGTTTAAATAGACTGCTAAAAAGTAATGGCAAAATGGTAGAAACGTCTAGCTCCTGCTGCTCACAAGTGGTAGTAGTTTGGATTTATCGCGAAGTCCAGATATTTTATAGATCTTTGAAGAATGGTCAAATGGTTCCCAGTGACACTTGAAGAATAATTTTTCTTGAAATGCCCATCTCTAAATGGTACAAATAGAACCACTCCAGTCCACCCCATTCCACCCCATTTATTCATTACCCCTCTCTGTTGAGGTACATAGCACCTGGGACTTAAAGGTGGAGCTAGAAACACTGCAGTCCAACAAAGGACTCAATGCACAAACCTGCCGTTTTTAAATATCCTGTTGTTTGTGACAGAGATTCTTAAAGCAACTATTACCATCTGTTAACATCCCCGCCTACATCTAAGAGTGCATTCTTTCATCTTTAGGAACATATAGGTAGGGGTTTCAAGGGTACTATACTGAAAATATTTAGTGGAAACTCTTTGTTATAAAAGCACACCGCTGTTCACAAAAGCTCCTGGCATTTTTGATGATTGAAGACATGCCCCTCATGTCTTCACCATAGactaaaagaagtggacgtagacACCATGACGTTACCCACAGGTTTGCGGACTACTGTTTTAAAGCCTTGAGTTTGtcattttggccgtcgccataTTGTTTTTTGGAAACAGAAGTGTCCacatttggacgagagggtggagctagctaacttggttagcaaggtgcatgcATAATTCACATTGATATTATTTGGAAgctaattttggctagtgaAAAACAggcataaaacaaaatgttctaaCTGGAAAGTGGTCTCACTTTGCTGACCCGGAGGTTGCAGATCGGTCCTCACACAGTTGAGAAAGGTCTGTTTGATTTTCAGTATGTATTGTGCTCACGCCAATGTGCCCTCTTCgcattgttttatttggacTGCAAATATGTAAATACCTTTTTGTTAAGTCACGGAGTTGATGAGAGCATCAAACAGGAGCAGTTGTTGTGGATTTAGTCGGTAAACCACTTCCCCTGTAGACCACAATACAGACATGCATTCCTGTCCAGTCATTCTGATTCACTAGACACCTGTGTAGCCTTGTAGAAGGGCCGTTTCTCCGCTGTATTAACTCTTCGAGCATACTGGAAATGAATTTAAAAGAGCTCCAAAATGAAATACTAATGGAATGTAAAGCTAATCGAAATATGCTAATCCTCAAACACTTCATAAACATAGACAGCAACAGCCTGCCACCCATTCTCTGTAGTCGCTCGCTTTGGAATGCTTTAGCCACAGGGGGTCTAGCTGTAATGACAGGCTTGTGGTGGATTAATGTAGAGTTATTTATTTCCAATTGAGTGAGTTCCCCTCCTTCTCATATccctgacccccccccccccccccccccccccccccccccccccccctccctcccccccaaccccccaacCCCAACCCTTTTTAGCAGTTAGGCCTGGTCTCCGTGTCTCCTGGAGATACTCCGAATGAGCAGTCTTAGACATTCTATTAATGGAGTCCGCCTTCCTAACATGCCCAGACCACCGCCGACAGGCCTCACACAGCATTCTGGGATATCTTCAGCCCATTACCTGCTCTTAGCTAATTACTTTTTCGCCGCGCACTCGCACAATAATTGGTCTTGTGCTGCTgcctcccctccctctgctGCGCCAAGTGGTAGtttgagcccccccccccctctctgtgtCGTCCTTATTCCCCTGTTTTTTATCGTCCTCCAAAAGCCATCCAATTAATATGCTAATGAGCTGATAAATATTTATAGGAGTTTAAATTATGCAGAAAGCTTTCAGAGCCTGGTGTGAAATGCGTCGCTCGCAGGACTTCAAAGCCTTGCATTGCTAACGAGGCAGGGGCAGATTTGCATACGGCTTTAATCAGCTGAATACTGATTATGCTTCATTATAGAGTTGGAGGGAGCGGAGCGGAGTTAGAGGAGGCTGCCAGCTGCACTTGTCGTTTGTTTCATTCcagcaagagagggagaggttgAACTTTTTCAGAAGTACAGCAAATCTTTGGCACacgagagaaagagggagggagaaagaaagggagagtgAAGTAGGTGCTGTAAAAGAGAGAGGGGCAGAGctataagaaaagaaaagagtgcACAGAGAGAGGCAAGGAGAGCTGTTTGCCTAAACCCTGTTGGCTTTCCCAGTGTGCGTATCCCAGTGTTATTCAGTGAACCGTGTGGTGGACAGTGCCACCGTGTCTGTGTCGCTGTGGTTGTATTGAACTCTGCTCGCTGCTGACCAGTGGAGagtgaagagagggaggaggaacaGAGTGCCGGACACCCTGTCGGAGGGTTTGCCCGACACAAGCAATTTTCCGTGATAGGTTCAGCAACCATGCTGGAAGCAAGAGCGGGTGAGTTTTTTTGATGAGGCTGTGATCGAGCTCAACTGGCTTTCGTTGTTGCCTCGCGTCCTTGTGTGAAATCTGAAAGGTTTATCTGGCGCACTTTGCATTACAATGTTACTCATAAGACTTCACTGTATTACTGTGACATTACTTATGTCATTCTTTCTTATAGCCTGTGACCATAAACGCATTTGGATTGTGTTGGTGAATGTGACTGAAATGTTATATTGCAAAATAGGAATATCATGCAATTATGGGATAAACTCAGGTGACAAAAGTGAGAGCACTCCTGTTATTGAGACGGGGTTATGTTTTTACTGGCAGTGGGTCttactctctgtctctgtctggcTCTTCCAGATGCTAAAGTGAATAATCAGTCAGAAACTACTAAATGTGCAATGGAAAGTGGTGACGGGAACACCGGTGAGTGACCtccagctttttttttttttctttctttactggGCTGAAATCAGGATGTGTCGAGTTGTATCTCCTCCATTCAACAGGTTTCAAATTCATAgccaaaatgaacatttttgcAGCACATATCAGAAAAAGCTCCCAGCTGTCCaccttttttgtattgtttacttaaaaaaaaaagacatggcAGCTTTCCAAAATCATTGTGAGCAGTCCTCTTTGTCAGATTAAGTGTTTACCTCAAAGAGCAGTCACCCTCACTTGTGCCCATTCAATATCTCACTAATTTGCTCTGTTTCACTGCTACAGTGATACGAATTCTGGAAACTCAGAATGAACATTGTAGACTCAGTGCTCTGCTTTATATTCCTATTGTGTAATGATGAATGCAATGAATGgagtaaatattaatgtatGCTTCCAATTTTCGTGTAAACCCGTAGTGTTAATATTTAATTCTAGGATGGTTCACCAGACTGCATTTGAGCAGATTTATGCAGTCGTGTAATGACTTTTGATCAGGATTGCAGTTACATACgctgtcactttttaaaaaagatgtTTTAGTCAGCCCAGTAATACTTTGTTCTCTTTAAGTATGCCTCTACAGGTTCACTGTGGGCTTCTAGtagtgtgtttctctgtttttgtgtaGCAGCGTAGATTATAATAATCAAAACATCTTTGAACTCCTGATATCACATTTCATTAGCTGTATTTCTGTCCTCAGGAATCCAAACCAATGGATTTGACTTTTCGAGGCAGATGGTGCCAACCACAAGTGCAATCACTAATGCACATGCACAAGCCCTCCTCCAACAGGTAACACATGATGCACAACATCACacactttaacttaagtaattTTTTGTTCTCCTATGCAGAAGTCTTAACAGATGTAGACGATGACTAACAGATAATTTTTTGGGCGTAGTGACACAGCTCAATGGTagttttataatgaaataaGGTATGAAGTTTGAATAGAGGTATGCTCATCTGCACTCCCACATACacatgtagaaagggttcaTTTAAATGAGCCAGGCTCCCCTTGTCGCCTGGCAACACGGCAGATTAATCAAGCCTGTATGCTAATTAGCTGCTCTGCGGTTGCTCGGAAACAGATGGCCGAGAATATGCAAATCTATGCAGAATTTACATGCACTGCataacagttattttaattaGCATCTCAACTCTCCCCTCCCTTCCCATTCGCTTTCCTTGTCTCTGAAGGCTGCAGCACATTTTAAATACCCACGTTCTCACTTCCTTTTTAATTCAAATTCCTCTCTGTgctcacagactaaaggctcATTCTGTTCAGGTGGCACAGAGAACTAAttctttattgtatttatagttttatgcttattttatttagacTATTACATAGATTATTACTCTTTGGATCTTGTTCTTTTTATAACAGCGACTATGACGACTAATTTGTACTGTGAACAATGCTCAGTTACACCTGTGGGAAGATTTCCTCTAAGCCTCCCTCTTTGCTTCACCTTCACTAGTCTAAGTCGGAAGACTCGAGTGCTCTTCCGACCTCCGTCCAGCAGAGCGTATTGCCTCAAACCCAGCTAATGTTGGCCGGGGGACAGATTGCTGGAGTAAGTGGCCTGTTGCCTCATTGCTTTGAGTTAAAACGTAGTCGTAGCCATGCATTTGGGGTGACACCTCAACATGATCAACCCTGGCTGAAGGACTGGTTGATATAATGATGGCTTGCCCTGATTCTGTGGCTAAAGCTGGTGtcttctctgcctgtctgcctgttcaTCCTGGTGGTTGTGAGGCTATGTCCAAATCCTTCCATGGAGGGGAGATGTTTGGATATAGCCTTGATGTGTCTGTACACTCCAACCACATGACACATTTCATATCCATCCATGTTCTCCCCTGAGGCCACACTGTAGTTGAGAAGACCGGCCGGGTTGAATGCGGCTGCCATTATGCTGTGCGGGAGTGAATGTTTACTGTGCATGTGGAGTTTGAGCTTGAACATGACCTCAACATGCTCATTTGCACTTGTGCCTGGCTCAGCTGCATGAGTCTTCTCTCCATTTACCTCTCTGGGCTCATATTAGTGTTGCCACGATAAGGATACCGTTGATACCTTTTGtgaaaagttaaattaaatttaaaaaaaaacaaaaaaacagtcagTACTTTGACCTCTTCAATATCATTTTTATGTGTTCATACAAATTGGAATACTAAAATAAAGGAGGAATCAGAATATTAATTTAACAGGAGCAGCCAtttaaataagtgtttgcaaCAGCATCAAACAATATAGTCCACCTCTTGTTGATAAAAGGAGCAAGGCGGGGATTAATTacgtattttttttaattgtaattagTGAAGACCGATTCCTAGCTGACCTATCAAGACAACTGTGTTAAATGTATCACAAATCTTTATACACATTCTTGTAAAATCTCTCTGTCGGATTGCAGTAGTTATTGTTATGTTTGATATTAAACTTCCCATGGGTATCAAAGCCAAAACTCGTGACAACACTACCTCATCCAATCTCTGTGATGTAACATAAAATGTATGTGTCAAAACACttcttattttctgtctttctgtttcccatctctctctctctgacctcctgtGGCCACCGcgttcttctgtctgtctgtcttcatctctgtctcttgGCTCTTCAGTTGACCCTGACCCCAGCGCAGCAACAGCTGTTGATCCAGCAGGCCCAGGCTCAGCTCCTGGCTGCAGCCGTGCAGCATTCAGCCAGCCAGCAGAACAGCACCACTGGGGCCAACATCTCAGCCTCCGCAGCCACACCCATTACCCAGCTGCCCCTGTCACAGCCCATCCAGATTGCCCCTGTAAGACACAATCACCCATGCACCAGGGTTTCtacaaatattttaacaaaacttcCTCAATGTGAACTCGTAGCCCTAAACGGTTGTGAATGAAGCTGACTGTGTAAATTAGATTCTTAACTTCTGTTGTAGTGAAATGATTTCCACAGTTGGCGTCCAAAGAAATATAGCACCTACAGTATATGTGATCTTAACTTGATTAATACACCCCAAGAGAAGGCTAAATCTGAAAACACTGTGTATTATAGTCATAAATAAATGCTTGGTATTGCCAagttttcagtctgttttcaaaCCTAAATCGCGACAGCTTACATCTGGCTGTATAAATGTCAAATAAGGGATTTGAATAAGTatctattttttattgttgtgaaaATGATTTGAGCCTAAGCAAACCTCCAGGGCTTGGTTAGTTTCTGTTTTaagttttatctgttttatcaGGATCAAAATAAATCTGCATTTATGAACATACTGTATCTTAGCTCTGTGAATAATGGCTCCAAACAGAGAATACATATTTTATAGATGAGGAATCTGTAGTGGATCAGAACACATGACTGACTGATTATTTTTTTACTACTAGAATCAACTGCTGACTGTCTTTCTGGAAAATCAGGTAGCTGTTCACTAACTGAAATGTGGATAATATggacattttaataaataactaaTGTTTAGGTTTCAGACTAGACAAACGATTACAAAAATAACAGTGCTGACTATTTCTGGTGATTGCTTTGGCCAGGAGACTTGTTAAAAGACCGTAGAGTGCCTGGGAATCAACTGGCACTGTTACTCCAAATAACTAAATACAAATTCAATAttggttggtgtgtgtgtatgtatgtatgtgtgtatatatatatatatatatatattattttgattgattATATCCTATTAGAATTAAAAGACAATATTGTAATGATATTAGTATAGTCtgactaaaaacaaaatcagtatgTATGTTTTCCAATTGTGAGTTGTAGCAGTGCCACAGCAAAACTTGCTGTGGTGatataatttagtttaatttagtATTAGGTGTATTTTATAATTGGCCGATTTCTGGTTCTAGTTCTAGTGATAATTGcattgtcttttctttcagcagctacagcagcagaaccaTCTAAGTCTGCCTCAGTTTGTTCTGGTGCAGCCTGGCCACCCGATCGCCACATCATTGCAGCCCGCTCAGTTCATCATCTCACAGACACCGCAGTCCCAACAGGGTAAGTAAAACACTTGCAGTGTTTGATTTGCATGCAGAATTAAAGCTaaggtaggcaatttatttcagaagcatttttttttgttgttttgttttttgaaatatCCCGACAGCCATcaataaatcacaaaaatgaagaaaatccGGTATCTGCGGCTGTTGTGGGACTGTACTAAGCatggccaatcatttcattcgaTCTGAAATGATTGACTGGCCTACCTACCTGTCTGCCTCACTGcacatgaaatgtgttttgggggaggggctttggagggaggcctaaAGGGGGGCggggatttttttgttttgatactTCTGGCTGTCTCTTGTTAGTTCCTCTAACATTTCCTACCCCCGCTTTAAGAAAAGGGATATATTCCAAGTATTTGTTTGTTATAGAggtattcttttttaaaactccTGTGTCTTTCACTCTGTAGGTATACTGCAAGCCCAGAGTCTTCTAACTCAACTACCTCAAAGCCAAGCTAACCTCCTGCCGACTCAACCAAGCATCACCCTTGCAACTCAGGTTGGTAATGATGCAAGCACCTCTTTTAAACTCAAGTGTGTTTCAGTTATACTGGCAGTGCTTATACTTTTCCAGCTATAATCcaggaataaataaaaacacattacaaagCCAACGTTtatatatttgctttttttttaaccacttgATATGCTTCTACATTTCCCCTCTTCCTTATCTTTTGAAAACAAtcccatttttatattttgctgttctCTGCAGCCTGCAACTCCAACCCGCACAACAGCAGCCACACCTATTCAGTCCCTGCCCCACAGTCAGACACCACCCAAACGGTTGGATACCCCCACTCTGGAGGAGCCTAGTGATCTGGAGGAACTGGAACAGTTTGCCAAGACCTTCAAACAGAGGCGTATCAAACTGGGCTTCACACAGGTGGGTGTATGAATGAACTGACTGATCCTCACAGATTCAGTGATTGTTAGATCAGCATTTCCATATTtttctaaatacattttttttaaaaacaatacttTGTCAATAATTGCAATAATGACTTCATAGTAAGGGTGAGTCATTCCTGTGGGTAAAATTTATCATGATGCTGGTTATTACGTTTTTCatatttctctgtctttctccgtTCTCCTCCTTCTCATCAGGGGGATGTCGGCCTGGCCATGGGGAAGCTGTATGGAAACGACTTCAGTCAAACTACCATCTCTCGTTTTGAGGCCTTGAATCTGAGCTTTAAGAACATGTGCAAACTCAAGCCATTGCTGGAGAAGTGGCTCAATGATGCAGGTTTGTCCCTGAGCCCGCCTGAATGAACAATACAGAAACACTCCACTTACGTATTTATTTCCCCTCATCTGTATTGGTCTCGTGCAATCGGCCAAGGGCATCGTGGGTTGTGTGTTTTTACCTTGTCTTTACCTCCCTTCCTTTCCTTTGTGTCGGTGCTGTTTGTGCAGAGAACCTGACATCTGACCAGTCCCTGTCCAGCCCCAGTGCCCTGGGCTCCCCGGGCATGGGCATAGAGGGGATCAACCGCAGACGGAAGAAGAGGACTAGTATTGAGACCAACATCCGAGTGGCCTTAGAAAAGAGCTTTCTGGAGGTGAGAAACTGGTATTCCTGAAGTTAACAATATTGAGGAGGGCCTAAACCTATAATAGATCTtatccagcagcaacattacaAGGCAGTAGTCTCCTCAGTGCTGACAGGGAATCCCTGGCTTTTTTGCCCTCTTCAAGCAGAACCAAAAACCTACCTC is part of the Micropterus dolomieu isolate WLL.071019.BEF.003 ecotype Adirondacks linkage group LG07, ASM2129224v1, whole genome shotgun sequence genome and harbors:
- the pou2f1b gene encoding POU domain, class 2, transcription factor 1b isoform X6, producing the protein MLEARADAKVNNQSETTKCAMESGDGNTGIQTNGFDFSRQMVPTTSAITNAHAQALLQQLTLTPAQQQLLIQQAQAQLLAAAVQHSASQQNSTTGANISASAATPITQLPLSQPIQIAPNQLLTVFLENQQLQQQNHLSLPQFVLVQPGHPIATSLQPAQFIISQTPQSQQGILQAQSLLTQLPQSQANLLPTQPSITLATQPATPTRTTAATPIQSLPHSQTPPKRLDTPTLEEPSDLEELEQFAKTFKQRRIKLGFTQGDVGLAMGKLYGNDFSQTTISRFEALNLSFKNMCKLKPLLEKWLNDAVCAENLTSDQSLSSPSALGSPGMGIEGINRRRKKRTSIETNIRVALEKSFLEQNQKPTSEEITMIADQLNMEKEVIRVWFCNRRQKEKRINPPSSGNSGGGSTPIKSIFTPSSPLVASTASLVSSPTINTPPTLTVNTVMPLTSTSVSGLSFTGYLFASPSLKGTNTASVISTAPMVTTATSSPSLSPSPTTIHSTTTESKAGTQAQTIFTQAPTSLATTLGTGQVMVAAPGLSAALQGAAQLPTSASFAAMAAAAAGLNPGLMASSQFTSGGALLSLTPGGLGSALSPALMSNSTLATIQALASSGTIPITSLDGSNLLFANTSAGNTPNLVTTPLFLNHQNLSLLTSNPVSLVSAGAGGLQVTSDGHHHQATTAAVPVQASTITTASKAQ
- the pou2f1b gene encoding POU domain, class 2, transcription factor 1b isoform X4 gives rise to the protein MADGGAASQDESSGPDAKVNNQSETTKCAMESGDGNTGIQTNGFDFSRQMVPTTSAITNAHAQALLQQLTLTPAQQQLLIQQAQAQLLAAAVQHSASQQNSTTGANISASAATPITQLPLSQPIQIAPNQLLTVFLENQQLQQQNHLSLPQFVLVQPGHPIATSLQPAQFIISQTPQSQQGILQAQSLLTQLPQSQANLLPTQPSITLATQPATPTRTTAATPIQSLPHSQTPPKRLDTPTLEEPSDLEELEQFAKTFKQRRIKLGFTQGDVGLAMGKLYGNDFSQTTISRFEALNLSFKNMCKLKPLLEKWLNDAENLTSDQSLSSPSALGSPGMGIEGINRRRKKRTSIETNIRVALEKSFLEQNQKPTSEEITMIADQLNMEKEVIRVWFCNRRQKEKRINPPSSGNSGGGSTPIKSIFTPSSPLVASTASLVSSPTINTPPTLTVNTVMPLTSTSVSGLSFTGYLFASPSLKGTNTASVISTAPMVTTATSSPSLSPSPTTIHSTTTESKAGTQAQTIFTQAPTSLATTLGTGQVMVAAPGLSAALQGAAQLPTSASFAAMAAAAAGLNPGLMASSQFTSGGALLSLTPGGLGSALSPALMSNSTLATIQALASSGTIPITSLDGSNLLFANTSAGNTPNLVTTPLFLNHQNLSLLTSNPVSLVSAGAGGLQVTSDGHHHQATTAAVPVQASTITTASKAQ
- the pou2f1b gene encoding POU domain, class 2, transcription factor 1b isoform X5 — encoded protein: MADGGAASQDESSGPDAKVNNQSETTKCAMESGDGNTGIQTNGFDFSRQMVPTTSAITNAHAQALLQQLTLTPAQQQLLIQQAQAQLLAAAVQHSASQQNSTTGANISASAATPITQLPLSQPIQIAPNQLLTVFLENQQLQQQNHLSLPQFVLVQPGHPIATSLQPAQFIISQTPQSQQGILQAQSLLTQLPQSQANLLPTQPSITLATQPATPTRTTAATPIQSLPHSQTPPKRLDTPTLEEPSDLEELEQFAKTFKQRRIKLGFTQGDVGLAMGKLYGNDFSQTTISRFEALNLSFKNMCKLKPLLEKWLNDAENLTSDQSLSSPSALGSPGMGIEGINRRRKKRTSIETNIRVALEKSFLENQKPTSEEITMIADQLNMEKEVIRVWFCNRRQKEKRINPPSSGNSGGGSTPIKSIFTPSSPLVASTASLVSSPTINTPPTLTVNTVMPLTSTSVSGLSFTGYLFASPSLKGTNTASVISTAPMVTTATSSPSLSPSPTTIHSTTTESKAGTQAQTIFTQAPTSLATTLGTGQVMVAAPGLSAALQGAAQLPTSASFAAMAAAAAGLNPGLMASSQFTSGGALLSLTPGGLGSALSPALMSNSTLATIQALASSGTIPITSLDGSNLLFANTSAGNTPNLVTTPLFLNHQNLSLLTSNPVSLVSAGAGGLQVTSDGHHHQATTAAVPVQASTITTASKAQ
- the pou2f1b gene encoding POU domain, class 2, transcription factor 1b isoform X3 yields the protein MADGGAASQDESSGPDAKVNNQSETTKCAMESGDGNTGIQTNGFDFSRQMVPTTSAITNAHAQALLQQLTLTPAQQQLLIQQAQAQLLAAAVQHSASQQNSTTGANISASAATPITQLPLSQPIQIAPNQLLTVFLENQQLQQQNHLSLPQFVLVQPGHPIATSLQPAQFIISQTPQSQQGILQAQSLLTQLPQSQANLLPTQPSITLATQPATPTRTTAATPIQSLPHSQTPPKRLDTPTLEEPSDLEELEQFAKTFKQRRIKLGFTQGDVGLAMGKLYGNDFSQTTISRFEALNLSFKNMCKLKPLLEKWLNDAVCAENLTSDQSLSSPSALGSPGMGIEGINRRRKKRTSIETNIRVALEKSFLENQKPTSEEITMIADQLNMEKEVIRVWFCNRRQKEKRINPPSSGNSGGGSTPIKSIFTPSSPLVASTASLVSSPTINTPPTLTVNTVMPLTSTSVSGLSFTGYLFASPSLKGTNTASVISTAPMVTTATSSPSLSPSPTTIHSTTTESKAGTQAQTIFTQAPTSLATTLGTGQVMVAAPGLSAALQGAAQLPTSASFAAMAAAAAGLNPGLMASSQFTSGGALLSLTPGGLGSALSPALMSNSTLATIQALASSGTIPITSLDGSNLLFANTSAGNTPNLVTTPLFLNHQNLSLLTSNPVSLVSAGAGGLQVTSDGHHHQATTAAVPVQASTITTASKAQ
- the pou2f1b gene encoding POU domain, class 2, transcription factor 1b isoform X2; this encodes MADGGAASQDESSGPDAKVNNQSETTKCAMESGDGNTGIQTNGFDFSRQMVPTTSAITNAHAQALLQQLTLTPAQQQLLIQQAQAQLLAAAVQHSASQQNSTTGANISASAATPITQLPLSQPIQIAPNQLLTVFLENQLQQQNHLSLPQFVLVQPGHPIATSLQPAQFIISQTPQSQQGILQAQSLLTQLPQSQANLLPTQPSITLATQPATPTRTTAATPIQSLPHSQTPPKRLDTPTLEEPSDLEELEQFAKTFKQRRIKLGFTQGDVGLAMGKLYGNDFSQTTISRFEALNLSFKNMCKLKPLLEKWLNDAVCAENLTSDQSLSSPSALGSPGMGIEGINRRRKKRTSIETNIRVALEKSFLEQNQKPTSEEITMIADQLNMEKEVIRVWFCNRRQKEKRINPPSSGNSGGGSTPIKSIFTPSSPLVASTASLVSSPTINTPPTLTVNTVMPLTSTSVSGLSFTGYLFASPSLKGTNTASVISTAPMVTTATSSPSLSPSPTTIHSTTTESKAGTQAQTIFTQAPTSLATTLGTGQVMVAAPGLSAALQGAAQLPTSASFAAMAAAAAGLNPGLMASSQFTSGGALLSLTPGGLGSALSPALMSNSTLATIQALASSGTIPITSLDGSNLLFANTSAGNTPNLVTTPLFLNHQNLSLLTSNPVSLVSAGAGGLQVTSDGHHHQATTAAVPVQASTITTASKAQ
- the pou2f1b gene encoding POU domain, class 2, transcription factor 1b isoform X1 produces the protein MADGGAASQDESSGPDAKVNNQSETTKCAMESGDGNTGIQTNGFDFSRQMVPTTSAITNAHAQALLQQLTLTPAQQQLLIQQAQAQLLAAAVQHSASQQNSTTGANISASAATPITQLPLSQPIQIAPNQLLTVFLENQQLQQQNHLSLPQFVLVQPGHPIATSLQPAQFIISQTPQSQQGILQAQSLLTQLPQSQANLLPTQPSITLATQPATPTRTTAATPIQSLPHSQTPPKRLDTPTLEEPSDLEELEQFAKTFKQRRIKLGFTQGDVGLAMGKLYGNDFSQTTISRFEALNLSFKNMCKLKPLLEKWLNDAVCAENLTSDQSLSSPSALGSPGMGIEGINRRRKKRTSIETNIRVALEKSFLEQNQKPTSEEITMIADQLNMEKEVIRVWFCNRRQKEKRINPPSSGNSGGGSTPIKSIFTPSSPLVASTASLVSSPTINTPPTLTVNTVMPLTSTSVSGLSFTGYLFASPSLKGTNTASVISTAPMVTTATSSPSLSPSPTTIHSTTTESKAGTQAQTIFTQAPTSLATTLGTGQVMVAAPGLSAALQGAAQLPTSASFAAMAAAAAGLNPGLMASSQFTSGGALLSLTPGGLGSALSPALMSNSTLATIQALASSGTIPITSLDGSNLLFANTSAGNTPNLVTTPLFLNHQNLSLLTSNPVSLVSAGAGGLQVTSDGHHHQATTAAVPVQASTITTASKAQ
- the pou2f1b gene encoding POU domain, class 2, transcription factor 1b isoform X7, which encodes MADGGAASQDESSGPDAKVNNQSETTKCAMESGDGNTGIQTNGFDFSRQMVPTTSAITNAHAQALLQQLTLTPAQQQLLIQQAQAQLLAAAVQHSASQQNSTTGANISASAATPITQLPLSQPIQIAPNQLLTVFLENQQLQQQNHLSLPQFVLVQPGHPIATSLQPAQFIISQTPQSQQGILQAQSLLTQLPQSQANLLPTQPSITLATQPATPTRTTAATPIQSLPHSQTPPKRLDTPTLEEPSDLEELEQFAKTFKQRRIKLGFTQGDVGLAMGKLYGNDFSQTTISRFEALNLSFKNMCKLKPLLEKWLNDAVCAENLTSDQSLSSPSALGSPGMGIEGINRRRKKRTSIETNIRVALEKSFLEQNQKPTSEEITMIADQLNMEKEVIRVWFCNRRQKEKRINPPSSGNSGGGSTPIKSIFTPSSPLVASTASLVSSPTINTPPTLTVNTVMPLTSTSVSGLSFTGTNTASVISTAPMVTTATSSPSLSPSPTTIHSTTTESKAGTQAQTIFTQAPTSLATTLGTGQVMVAAPGLSAALQGAAQLPTSASFAAMAAAAAGLNPGLMASSQFTSGGALLSLTPGGLGSALSPALMSNSTLATIQALASSGTIPITSLDGSNLLFANTSAGNTPNLVTTPLFLNHQNLSLLTSNPVSLVSAGAGGLQVTSDGHHHQATTAAVPVQASTITTASKAQ